TCGGCCGGCGCTCTTGCAGGAACATTGTCGACGACGGCGCTGGTCCCGCCGACGGGCGGGGGCGGTCCGTCCCGGTCCTCGCGGACGGGCGGGGCGGTCTGTCCCGGGGTCCTGCGACGGGCGGGGCGGTCTGTGCCGGAGGCCTGCCACGGGCGAGGTGGTCTGTTCCCGGGGTACTGCGACGGGCGAGGCGGTCTGTCGGGCCCGGCGGGCGGCGGTGGCGAACCGGACGACGACGGCGCCTGGCCGGCCGGCGGGTGGCTGGGCAGCGCCAGTGGGGTGAACCCGGCCGCGCCACGAGGGTGCCGTTGGGCGTTAGTCAATTTTGGTTATTACGCTTCATCTGTGTCAGCTACTCGAATGATGATTCTCGGCCTGGTCCGGTGGATGCAGCCGGTGCACGGCTACGACGTACGTCGTGAGCTGTTGAGCTGGAACGCGGACAAGTGGGCGAACGTCCAGCCCGGCTCGATCTACCACGCGCTGCGCAAACTGGCCGAGGAGGGGCGGTTGCGGGAGGTGGCCACCGAGCAGGTGGGTGCCCGGCCGGCGCGGATCACGTACGAGATCACGCCGAAGGGCGAGGACGAGTTCCAGAACCTGCTGCGCGGCCTGTGGTGGAACATCGGCGAGGTGGTCGACCCCTTCTTCGCCGCCTTCTCATTCCTGCCGGCGCTGTCCCGGGACGAGGCGTCGGCGGCGCTCCGCAACCGGGCTCGCTCGCTGCGCTCCGTCAACGACAGCCTGCGGTCGGCGATGGAGTCCGGGTGGATGAAGCAGGGCAGGCCGACCCACGTCGCCTGGATGTGGCAGCTGTCGATCGCCCGTGCGGAGGGCGAGATCGCGTGGTGCGAGCGGATCGCCGATCTCATCGACGCCGGGGTGCCGTACATCCCGGAGGAGTTCGTGCAGATGCCCGGGTGGAAAGAGTTCGGCACGCTGATCGGTGAGAACGCGGCGAGCACCGGGTCCGGGGAGGGCGAGCCGCCGAGTCGGGTCCAGCGTTCGGAGCGGACGAAGCCGTCCGACGCTGCCGAGGAGTCCTCGGCTGACGAGTAATAATCAACGTTGACTAGATGCGCTATATCGCGTTAGCCTCCGGGAAGCGTTGGGGTGGGCGCCTTCTGGCGGACCCCGGGGGGCGGGTCGGTGGGGATGCCGATCCGGTAGACCAGGAGCAGGCATGATCGAGACAAAAGGGCTGCGGAAGTCGTTCCGCTCCCGACAGGGCGGAAGTAAAAAGGCGGTCGACGCGGTCCGTGGCGTCGACCTCATCGTCGCCGAAGGGGAGATCTTCGGGTTCCTCGGGCCGAACGGCGCGGGCAAGACCACCACCCTGCGGATGCTCGCCACCCTCATCGAGCCGGACGGCGGTGAAGCGAACCTCGCGGGCGTCGACCTCAGGACCAACCCCGGTGAGGTACGACGCAAGATCGGCTACGTGGCACAGGGCGGCAGCACCTGGGACGAGTCGACCGCCCGGGAGGAACTCGTACTGCACGCCCGGATGTACGGCATCAGCAAGGTGGAGGCGCGGCAGCGTGCCGAACGCGCCCTGGCGGCGTTCCAGCTCACCGAGTACGCCGACCGGAAGTGCAAGACGTACTCCGGTGGCCAGCGCCGTCGGGTGGACATCGCCCTCGGCATCATCCACGAGCCGAAGATCGTCTTCCTGGACGAGCCGACCACCGGCCTCGACCCGCAGAGCCGGGCACACATGTGGGACGAGATCCGCCGGCTGCGCTCCGAGGGCATGACCGTCTTCATCACCACGCACTACCTCGACGAGGCGGACGCGCTCTGCGACCGGATCGCGATCATGGATCACGGCGAGATCGTGGCCGAGGGCACCCCGGCCGAGCTGAAGCGGGAAATATCCGGAGACGTGGTGCTGGTCACCGTCGAAGGAACGGCACAGGACGCCGCCAAGGTGCTGGAAACCGAGCCGTACGTCACCAAGCTGGAGACCTCGGACGAGAGCGGACTGCGCCTCTACGTCAACGACGGTGCCCGGGACATGCCCCAGATCCTGCGCGCCCTCGACACCGCCGGCATCGGGCTCAGCTCCATCGAGCT
The nucleotide sequence above comes from Plantactinospora soyae. Encoded proteins:
- a CDS encoding PadR family transcriptional regulator, with product MSATRMMILGLVRWMQPVHGYDVRRELLSWNADKWANVQPGSIYHALRKLAEEGRLREVATEQVGARPARITYEITPKGEDEFQNLLRGLWWNIGEVVDPFFAAFSFLPALSRDEASAALRNRARSLRSVNDSLRSAMESGWMKQGRPTHVAWMWQLSIARAEGEIAWCERIADLIDAGVPYIPEEFVQMPGWKEFGTLIGENAASTGSGEGEPPSRVQRSERTKPSDAAEESSADE
- a CDS encoding ATP-binding cassette domain-containing protein — protein: MIETKGLRKSFRSRQGGSKKAVDAVRGVDLIVAEGEIFGFLGPNGAGKTTTLRMLATLIEPDGGEANLAGVDLRTNPGEVRRKIGYVAQGGSTWDESTAREELVLHARMYGISKVEARQRAERALAAFQLTEYADRKCKTYSGGQRRRVDIALGIIHEPKIVFLDEPTTGLDPQSRAHMWDEIRRLRSEGMTVFITTHYLDEADALCDRIAIMDHGEIVAEGTPAELKREISGDVVLVTVEGTAQDAAKVLETEPYVTKLETSDESGLRLYVNDGARDMPQILRALDTAGIGLSSIELHRPSLDDVFLTKTGRSLRES